ATCGGATGTGATGCTCACCCCGCGCGAGCGCGTTGATCTGATGGACGTTTCGCCGAAGCAGCTCGTTTCGGTCGCTGCCTCGCTGATTCCGTTCCTTGAGAACGATGACGCCAACCGCGCGCTAATGGGCTCGAACATGCAGCGTCAGGCTGTGCCGTTGGTGCGCGCTGAAGCACCGCTGGTCGGTACCGGCATGGAGCGGATCGTGGCGCAGGATTCTGGCGCTGCCATTGGTGCACGCCGCACTGGTATCGTGGAACAGGTGGACGCGACGCGTATCGTGATCCGTGCCACCGAAGACCTCGATCCAGGTCGTCCGGGCGTTGATATCTACCGCTTGATGAAGTTCCAGCGGTCGAACCAGAACACCTGCATCAACCAGCGTCCGCTTGTGACGATTGGTGATGAGGTGAAGAAGGGCGAGATCATCGCTGACGGTCCGTCGACCGAGATGGGTGAGCTGGCGCTCGGCAAAAACGTGCTCGTCGCGTTCATGCCGTGGAACGGTTACAACTTCGAGGATTCCATTCTGATGTCGGAGCGCATCGTGAAAGACGATGTGTTCACCTCCATCCACCTTGAAGAGTTCGAGGTGATGGCGCGCGACACCAAGTTGGGCCCTGAAGAGATTACTCGCGATATTCCGAACGTGTCGGAAGAGGCGCTGAAGAACCTTGATGAGGCCGGCATGGTCTATATCGGGGCTGAGGTCGAAGCTGGCGACATTCTTGTCGGCAAGATCACGCCGAAGGGCGAAAGCCCGATGACGCCGGAAGAAAAGCTTCTGCGCGCCATCTTCGGTGAAAAAGCCTCCGATGTGCGCGACACGTCTTTGCGTGTGCCACCAGGTGTGAAGGGGACCATTGTTGAGGTCCGCGTCTTCAACCGTCACGGCATCGATAAGGATGAGCGCGCGATCGCCATCGAGCGTGAGGAAATCGAACGCCTCGGCAAAGACCGCGATGACGAGCAGGCGATCCTCGATCGCAACGTCTACGGTCGCCTCGCCGACATGCTGTCCGGTAAGGACGGCATTGCCGGACCGAAGGGTTACAAGAAAGGCACGAAGATCACGACTGACGTGCTCAACGAGTACCCGCGGTCGCAGTGGTGGACGTTCGCGCTCGACGACGACACGCTGATGGGTGAGATCGAAGCGCTGCGCGCGCAGTACGATGAATCCAAGGAACAGCTGGAACAGCGGTTCATGGACAAGGTCGAAAAACTGCAGCGTGGTGATGAGCTTCCCCCAGGTGTGATGAAGATGGTCAAAGTCTTCATCGCCGTGAAGCGCAAGATCCAGCCGGGCGATAAAATGGCCGGCCGCCACGGCAACAAAGGCGTGGTGTCAAAGATCGTGCCGCAGGAAGACATGCCCTTCCTCGATGACGGAACGCCGGTCGATGTGGTGTTGAACCCGCTCGGTGTGCCATCGCGTATGAACGTGGGACAGATCCTGGAAACCCATATGGGTTGGGCCTGTTCCGGTCTTGGCAAGTCGATCCAGAAGGCGGTCGATGCTTACAAGGCTGAGGCCAATGTGGCGCAGCTGGAAGAGCGGATCAGCACGATCTATGGCGATGCCGTTGAGGTCGACAAGCTTTCGGAAGGCGAGATTGTCGGTCTTGGCAAGCAGCTTTCCAAGGGTGTGCCGATTGGTACGCCGGTCTTTGATGGTGCCCGTGAGCCGGATGTGGCCGAGATGCTGGAAAAGGCAGGTCTCGATCGTTCCGGTCAGGTGACCCTCTATGATGGCCGCACTGGCGATCAGTTCGACCGCAAGGTGACGGTTGGGTACAAATATGTGCTCAAGCTGCATCACTTGGTGGACGATAAGATCCACGCCCGTTCGATCGGACCGTACTCGCTTGTTACCCAGCAGCCGCTGGGCGGTAAGGCGCAGTTCGGTGGTCAGCGCTTCGGTGAGATGGAAGTGTGGGCGCTTGAGGCGTATGGCGCGGCCTACACGCTTCAGGAGATGCTCACCGTCAAGTCCGATGACGTGGCCGGTCGTACCAAGGTGTACGAGGCGATTGTCCGCGGCGAGGACGCGTTTGAAGCTGGCATTCCCGAAAGCTTCAATGTGCTCGTCAAAGAGATGCGGTCTCTTGGCCTCAATGTGGAGTTGGCGCAGAGCGAGGAAGACGAAGATGATGAGGGCATCATCGACGTTGAAATCCCAACGCAGGACGCTGCCGAGTAACGAACAAAGATACCAAGGGGCAGGGCGCTTTGCGTCCCGTCCCTTGGAGCGCGTGAACGATTGAATTGCCCGGGTCTGACGACAAGCCGATAGCGCAAGGCTTGAAGTAGACCCCTTAGGAGACACGCTTTGAACCAGGAAATCCAAAACGTCTTTGGCCGTGACGTTCAGTCCACGATGCCAAGTTTTGACCAGATCCGCATTTCACTTGCGAGCCCGGAGAAAATTCTCTCCTGGTCGTATGGCGAGATCAAAAAGCCTGAAACGATCAACTACCGTACGTTCAAGCCCGAGCGGGACGGCCTTTTCTGTGCGCGTATTTTTGGCCCGATCAAGGACTATGAGTGCTTGTGCGGCAAATACAAGCGCATGAAATATAAAGGTATTATCTGCGAGAAGTGCGGCGTTGAAGTCACGCTGACCAAGGTGCGCCGCGAGCGCATGGGCCATATTGAGTTGGCCGCGCCGGTTGCGCACATCTGGTTCCTGAAATCGCTGCCGTCGCGCATTGCAACGCTGCTCGACATGGCGCTCAAAGATGTGGAGCGGGTGCTCTACTTTGAGAACTATGTCGTCACCGAGCAGGGCCTGACGCCGCTCGCTCCCTATCAGCTGATGTCGGAAGAAGAGTATCTTCAGGCGCAGGATGAGTATGGCGCGGACTCGTTCACCGCCATGATTGGCGCCGAAGCAATCCGCAAGCTTTTGGGCGACCTTGATCTGCCGGTGCTGCGCGAGCAGCTTCGCGTGGAGATGGTGGAAGCCACCGGCGAGCTGAAGCCGAAAAAGCTTGCCAAGCGCATCAAGCTGATCGACGCGTTTCTCAATTCTGGCAACAAGCCGGAATGGATGATCATGACCGTAGTGCCGGTCATTCCTCCCGATTTGCGCCCGCTGGTGCCGCTGGATGGCGGACGTTTTGCGACGTCTGACCTCAACGACCTGTATCGCCGTGTGATCAACCGGAACAACCGCTTGAAGCGGCTGATCGAGCTACGCGCGCCGGACATCATCATCCGCAACGAGAAGCGCATGCTTCAGGAAGCGGTTGATGCGCTGTTTGACAATGGTCGCCGAGGCCGCGTCATCACCGGTGCCAACAAGCGTCCGCTGAAATCGCTTGCCGATATGCTCAAAGGCAAGCAGGGCCGGTTCCGTCAGAACCTGCTCGGCAAGCGTGTTGACTATTCGGGTCGCTCGGTGATCGTGACCGGTCCTGAACTGAAACTGCACCAGTGCGGCCTGCCGAAGAAGATGGCGTTGGAGCTGTTCAAGCCGTTCATTTATGCGCGCCTTGATGCCAAGGGCTATTCCAACACAGTCAAGCAAGCCAAGAAGCTGGTCGAGAAAGAGCGTCCGGAAGTTTGGGATATCCTCGATGAGGTGATCCGCGAGCATCCGGTGATGCTCAACCGTGCGCCGACGCTGCACCGTTTGGGCATCCAGGCGTTTGAGCCGGTGCTCATCGAAGGCAAGGCCATTCAGCTTCATCCGCTGGTTTGTACCGCCTTTAACGCGGACTTTGACGGCGATCAGATGGCTGTGCACGTTCCGCTGTCGCTGGAGGCGCAGCTGGAAGCGCGCGTCCTGATGATGTCGACCAACAATATTCTGCACCCGGCCAATGGTCAGCCGATCATCGTGCCGTCGCAGGATATGGTTCTTGGCCTCTACTACCTGACCATCGAAGCCGACAATGAGCCTGGCGAAGGCATGGTGTTCGGTTCGACCGGTGAGGTGCAGGCTGCGCTGGATGCGAAGATCATCACGCTGCACACCAAGATCAAAGGCCGCTACAAAACGGTCGACGAAGCCGGCAACATGATTTCGGAGATCCACGATACGACCGCCGGTCGCTATCTGCTCGCCGACCTGCTGCCGAAGAACGTCAAGGTGCCGTTCGATGCCGCCAACCGTCTGATGACCAAAAAGGAAATCAGCCGGATGATCGACGCCGTCTATCGTGCGTGTGGGCAGAAAGAGACGGTTATCTTCGCCGATCAGGTGATGGGCTTTGGTTTCCGCCAGGCCTGTAAGGCTGGCATTTCGTTCGGTAAGGACGACATGGTGATCCCCGACACCAAGAAGGGCCTCGTTGATGAGACCCGGACCATGGTTGAGGAGTTCGAGCAGCAGTACAATGACGGTCTGATCACCCAGGGTGAGAAGTACAACAAGGTTGTTGATGCTTGGGCCAAGTGCTCCGACAAAGTGGCCGATGAAATGATGGGCCGCATCTCCGCTGTTGAGATCGACGAGGAAACCAACCGTCAGAAGCCTATCAACTCGGTTTACATGATGGCGCACTCCGGTGCCCGTGGTTCGCCGGCACAGATGAAACAGCTTGCCGGTATGCGTGGCCTGATGGCCAAGCCCGATGGCTCGATCATCGAGACGCCGATCACGTCGAACTTTAAAGAAGGTTTGACCGTGATGGAGTATTTCAACTCCACACACGGTGCCCGCAAGGGTCTGGCCGATACGGCGCTGAAGACGGCCAACTCCGGCTATCTGACTCGCCGCCTTGTCGATGTGGCGCAGGATTCGATCATCAGTCAGGTGGATTGCGGCAGCGAAAACGGCATTCGCGTTCAAGCGATTGTCGATGCCGGGCAGGTTGTCGCCTCGCTGGGTCAGCGCGTCCTTGGACGTACGGCTGCTGATGACGTCATCCACCCCGAAACGCTGGAAGTGGTTGTTGCCAAAGGATCGCTCATCGATGAGAAGATGGTGACGGCCATCGAAGAGAGCGGCGTGCAGGGCGTGAAAATCCGTTCGGTGCTCACCTGTGAGACCCGTCACGGCGTTTGCGGCACCTGTTATGGCCGTGACCTTGCACGTGGTACGCCGGTGAACATGGGTGAAGCTGTCGGCGTTATCGCCGCGCAGTCGATTGGTGAGCCGGGCACCCAGCTGACGATGCGTACGTTCCATATCGGTGGTACGGCGCAGGTGGTGGATAGCTCGTTCATCGAGTCAGGCCATGAAGGCAAGATCACGCTGCGCAATCGTTCGATCTCCCGCAACACGGAAGGTCATTTGATTGCAACGGGTCGCAACATGTTCATCGTTGTCACCGACGATCAGGGCAATGAAGCTGCCGTACACCGCGTGACCTATGGTTCGCGTTTGTTGATCGAGGAGGGCGACATCGTCCGCCGTGGTCAGCGCATGGCCGAGTGGGATCCTTACACCCGTCCAATCCTTGCCGATGTTGACGGTCTGGTTGAGTTCGAAGATTTGGTCGATGGCGTGTCCATGTCCGAGCAGGTCGATGAAGTCACCGGTATCGCCAAGCGTCTGATCATCGACTGGCGTTCAACGCCGCGCGGCGCTGACCTGCGTCCAGCGATGGTGATCAAGGACAAGAAGGGCGAGATCCTCAAGACCGCACGCGGTGGCGATGCTCGTGCCCTGTTGCCTGCCGATGCCGTGCTTTCGGTGTCGCCTGGCGACAAGGTGAAAGCCGGTGACGTGTTGGCGCGTATCGCGCTTGAAAGTGCGAAGACGCGTGACATCACCGGTGGTCTGCCGCGTGTTGCCGAACTGTTCGAAGCGCGTCGTCCGAAAGATGCGGCCATCATGGCCGACATTGACGGCGTGGTGCGTTTTGGCCGCGATTACAAGAACAAGCGTCGGATTTCGATCCAGCCGCACGAAGAAGGTATGGAGCCAGCTGAATATCTGATCCCGAAATCCAAGCACATGCAGCTTCAGGATGGGGATGAGGTTCAGAAGGGTGACTTCCTGATCGATGGTCTGCCCGCACCGCACGACATTCTTGCGGTCAAGGGCGTGGAAGAGTTGGCGGCCTATCTCGTCAACGAAATCCAAGAGGTCTATCGCCTCCAGGGTGTGCTTATCAACGATAAGCATATTGAGGTGATCGTGCGTCAGATGCTGCAGAAGGTGGATATCACCGATCCAGGTGACAGTGAGTTTCTGGCCGGTGAGCAGGTTGATCGCATCGAGCTTGAAGAGCTCAATGAACAGCTGACCGCCGATGGCAAGAAACCAGCGTCCGGTACGCCGGTCCTGCTGGGCATCACCAAAGCCTCGCTGCAGACACGTTCGTTCTTCTCAGCGGCATCGTTCCAGGAGACCACGCGTGTGCTCACCGAGGCGGCCGTCAACGGTAAGGTCGATACGCTTGAAGGCTTGAAGGAAAACATCATTGTGGGTCGTCTGATCCCCGCCGGTACTGGCCGAATGATGAACAAGATCAAGCAGGTTGCGCAGAAGCGCGATGATCTCATCCTCGATGCTCGCGAAGCCGAACCCGTTGTGGACGTCGAAGCGGTTCTGGAAGATCTGTCCGAGCAGACGCCGGCCGAGTAGGTCGAAGTCTTCTCCAACAAGAATCAAGGCCGCTGGAATCAGGTGTGATTCCAGCGGCCTTTTACCCTCTAGGGTGCCCATTGATGCGACGAACTTTTGTTGCGTCTCAGCCGTCGCAAACGCACAGTTTGCAAAGGGTGGATGAGGGCGGAACACGAAGGCTGGCCTTATGATTGCCGCAGCGGGCGTTTCTGGCCGGAAATTGCCGCAGGGGGCTTGACCAACACCCCTCTGCATCGTATCTCCCGCTCACTTTTGCGGCAGGCCGTGGTTCGCAAAGCCGATTAGCTTGTGCCAATTCGCAAGTGGGCTTCGTACCAAACGCTGCTTTGACTGGCTGCAAATTGAAGCATGTCACGATCCGGAGTTCGCTCCTGGTCCTCTGATTGCAAAGCGCCCGGGGGTTTCCCCAAGGGGCGCTTTGTTTGTTGTCGTTAAGGTACGCGTCTTTTGGCTTTGACCTGGGCGCAATCGATGAGGCGAAAAGCTGTTGGCCAATTGGGCCAGCGCGTTCGACCAAAAAGGAAGAGGCTTAGATGCCAACAATTAATCAGCTGATCCGCAAGCCGCGCCAGGCTCCGGTCAAGCGTAACAAAGTTCCGGCTCTGGAGCAGAACCCGCAAAAGCGCGGCGTTTGCACCCGTGTCTACACCACCACCCCGAAGAAGCCGAACTCGGCCCTTCGTAAGGTTGCCAAGGTGCGCCTTGTGAATGGCTTTGAAGTGATCGGTTACATCCCGGGCGTCGGCCACAACCTGCAGGAGCACTCGGTTGTGATGCTTCGCGGTGGCCGCGTGAAGGATTTGCCGGGCGTGCGTTATCACATTCTGCGCGGTGTTCTGGATACCCAGGGCGTTAAAGACCGTAAGCAGCGTCGTTCCAAATACGGCGCCAAGCGTCCTAAGTAAGGGTAAGAAGCGATGTCACGTCGTCACGCAGCCGAAAAGCGCGTCGTCAACCCTGATCCCAAGTTCGGTGATCTGGTTGTCTCCAAATTCATGAACGCCATCATGATTGATGGCAAAAAATCTGCCGCTGAGCGCATTGTTTATGGTGCCTTCGACACCATCGAAACACGCACCGGTCAGAACCCGTTGGAAGTGTTCCATCAGGCTCTGGGCAACGTGTCTCCATCGGTTGAGGTTCGTTCACGCCGTGTTGGTGGTGCAACCTACCAGGTGCCGGTTGAAGTGCGCACCGAGCGTCGCCAGGCACTGGCCATCCGTTGGCTGATCGCCGCCGCACGTGGACGCAATGAAAACACCATGGTCGATCGCCTGTCGGGTGAAATGCTGGACGCTTCCAGCAACCGCGGCACCGCCGTGAAAAAGCGCGAAGACACGCACCGGATGGCCGATGCCAACCGCGCGTTCTCGCACTATCGCTGGTAATTTTGAACCGTTTGGTTCGCTAAGGAGCATCCCCCCATGGCACGCGACTACGTCATTGAGGACTATCGCAATTTCGGCATCATGGCTCACATTGATGCTGGCAAGACGACGACGACCGAGCGCATCCTGTATTACACAGGCAAGTCGCACAAAATCGGCGAAGTGCATGATGGCGCTGCCACCATGGACTGGATGGAACAGGAACAAGAGCGCGGCATCACGATCACGTCCGCTGCGACCACCACGTTCTGGGAAGGCCGTGACGGCAAGAAGCGTCGCTTCAACATCATTGATACGCCAGGCCACGTTGACTTCACCATTGAAGTTGAGCGTTCGCTGCGCGTGCTCGATGGCGCGATTGCACTCCTGGACGCCAATGCCGGCGTCGAACCGCAGACCGAAACCGTGTGGCGCCAGGCTGACAAGTACCACGTGCCGCGTATGATCTTCGTCAACAAGATGGACAAGATCGGTGCTGATTTCTATCGCTCCGTCGAGATGATCGAAGAGCGCCTGGGCGCAACACCTGCCGTCGTTCAACTGCCGATCGGTTCCGAGAACGAGTTCGCCGGTGTCGTTGATCTCATCGAGATGAAGGCGTTGGTTTGGAAGTCTGAAAACCTTGGCGCTGAGTGGGATGTCGTTGACATCCCGGCTGATTTGCAAGAGCGCGCCGAAGAGTTCCGCGAGAAACTCATCGAGACCGTCGTGGAAGTCGATGATGAAGCCATGGACGCCTATCTTGAAGGCACCATGCCGGACAACGACACCATTCGTCGCTTGATCCGCAAGGGTACGTGTAACGTTGATTTCTTCCCTGTGTTCTGTGGCTCTGCTTTTAAGAACAAGGGCGTCCAGCCGCTGCTCGATGCTGTGGTTGATTATTTGCCTAGCCCGGTCGACATCCCCGCCATCAAAGGTATCGATGTGAAGACCGAAGCTGAGGCGGACCGCAAAGCATCTGATGATGAGCCGCTTTCGCTTCTGGCGTTCAAGATCATGAACGACCCGTTTGTTGGCTCGCTAACCTTCTGCCGCATCTATTCGGGCGTGCTGGAGCAGGGTTCGACGCTGCTGAACTCGGTGAAAGACAGGAAAGAGCGTGTTGGCCGTATGATGCTGATGCACTCCAACAGCCGTGAAGACATCAAGATCGCCTATGCGGGCGACATTGTTGCCATCGCTGGCCTGAAGGAAACAACAACGGGTGACACGCTGTGTGATCCGCAAAGCGCTGTTATTCTTGAGCGTATGGAATTCCCTGAGCCGGTCATCGAGATCGCAATCGAGCCTAAAACCAAGGCTGATCAGGAGAAGATGTCCATCGCTCTTAACCGTCTGGCGGCTGAAGATCCTTCTTTCCGCGTGAAGGTCGACCATGAATCAGGTCAGACCATCATTGCCGGTATGGGCGAGTTGCACCTCGACATTCTGGTTGATCGCATGAAGCGTGAGTTCAAGGTTGAGGCCAATATCGGCCAGCCGCAGGTGGCCTATCGCGAAACCATCACCAAGACCGCTGATGTGGACTACACCCACAAGAAGCAGTCGGGTGGTTCGGGTCAGTTTGCCCGCGTGAAGATCACAATCGAGCCGGGCGAGGCCAATTCCGGTTACGTGTTCACCGACACAGTGGTCGGCGGCAATGTGCCCAAGGAATACATCCCAGGCGTTGAAAAGGGCATTGGCTCGGTCATGTCTTCGGGTCCGATTGCCGGCTTTCCTATGCTCGACATCACTGCCACGCTGACCGATGGCGCCTACCACGATGTGGACTCCTCGGTTCTTGCCTTTGAGATCGCTGGTCGTGCCGCGTTCCGCGAAGCTGTTCAAAAGGCTGGCCCAAAACTGCTTGAGCCGGTGATGAAGGTCGAGGTCGTAACCCCGGATGAGTATGCCGGATCGGTGATGGGCGATCTCAACTCTCGCCGTGGTCAGATCCAGGGCACCGAGACCCGTGGTGTTGCCACGGTGATCAACGCCTTCGTGCCGCTGGCCAACATGTTTGGCTATGTGTCAGCGCTGCGATCCTCCACGCAGGGCCGCGCGCAGTACACCATGCAGTTTGATCATTATGAGCAGGTTCCGCAAGCAATCGCGGAAGAAGTTAAGTCCAAATACGCTTAACCCAAGCGTTCTTGCGACCCCCAAGATTAACACGACGTCAGTCGAGATTACGGAGAGCCTAAGATGGCGAAAGAGAAGTTTGAGCGTAACAAGCCGCATGTGAATGTTGGCACGATTGGTCATGTTGACCATGGCAAGACGACGTTGACGGCGGCGATCACGAAGTATTTTGGCGATTTCAAAGCCTATGATGAGATCGATGGTGCGCCTGAAGAGCGCGCGCGCGGTATCACCATTTCGACCGCTCACGTTGAGTATGAGACGGACAACCGTCACTACGCCCATGTCGACTGCCCAGGCCATGCTGACTATGTGAAGAACATGATCACCGGTGCTGCGCAGATGGATGGCGCGATCCTGGTGTGCTCGGCTGCCGATGGCCCGATGCCGCAGACCCGCGAGCACATTCTGCTGGCCCGTCAGGTCGGTGTGCCGGCGCTTGTCGTGTTCATGAACAAGGTTGACCAGGTCGACGATGAAGAGCTGCTTGAGCTCGTCGAAATGGAAATCCGTGAGCTGCTCTCGTCCTACGACTTCCCGGGCGATGATATCCCCATCATTGCCGGTTCGGCTCTGGCCGCTCTGGAAGGCAAGACGCCTGAGATCGGTGAGACCAAGATCCGCGAACTGATGGAGCAGGTAGACAGCTACATCCCACAACCTGAGCGTCCGGTGGACCAGCCGTTCCTGATGCCGATCGAAGATGTGTTTTCGATCTCCGGCCGCGGTACGGTTGTGACCGGTCGTGTGGAGCGCGGTGTGGTGAATGTGGGCGACGAGATCGAAATCGTCGGCATCCGCGACACCCAGAAGACGACCTGCACGGGCGTTGAGATGTTCCGTAAGCTGCTTGATCGCGGTGAAGCGGGTGACAATATCGGTGCGCTGCTGCGCGGTGTCGGCCGTGAAGATGTTGAGCGTGGCCAGATCCTCTGCAAGCCGGGTTCGGTGACGCCGCACACCAAGTTTGTGGCTGAGGCTTACATCCTGACGAAGGAAGAGGGTGGCCGTCACACGCCGTTCTTCACCAACTACCGTCCGCAGTTCTACTTCCGCACGACCGATGTGACCGGCATCGTGACGCTGAAGGAAGGCACCGAGATGGTGATGCCGGGCGACAATGTTGAGATCAATGTTGATCTGATCGTGCCGATTGCGATGGAAGAGAAGCTGCGCTTCGCTATCCGCGAAGGCGGCCGCACCGTCGGCGCAGGCGTCGTCTCAAAAATCGTCGAGTAGACAGACTTATAGCGCGCGGTGCGCCACATGGTGGCCGCGCGCTTTTTCGTTCCCTCGTGAGGCTCCAAGGGTGGGGCGTCACACAGAAGATAGGCAGAAGGTTCGGCCATGAACGGACAGAACATTCGAATTCGGTTGAAAGCGTTCGACCATCGTGTCCTCGACACGTCGACCGTTGAAATCGTTTCGACCGCCAAGCGGACGGGTGCGCAGGTGCGCGGTCCCATCCCGTTGCCGACGCGGATTGAAAAATTCACGGTCAACCGCTCGCCGCACATCGACAAGAAGAGCCGCGAGCAGTTCGAGATCCGCACGCATAAGCGGCTTTTGGACATCATCGACCCGACGCCACAAACAGTGGACGCGCTGATGAAGCTCGATTTGTCCGCTGGCGTGGATGTGGAAATCAAGCTGGGCGGCTAAAGCCGTCAGCTTTCAAGAAACAAGCGTTTGAAACGCGATTAGAAGGACGAGACCCATGCGGTCAGGACTTATCGCACAGAAGGTGGGCATGACCCGCATCTTCGCCGAGGACGGGCGTCATATCCCCGTGACGGTTTTGAAGATCGACAATTGCCAGGTGGTTGGCCACCGCACCATGGAAAAGAATGGCTACACGGCCATGCAGCTGGGTTGCGGCCTGGCGAAGGTGAAGAACACGACCAAAGCTGAGCGCGGCGCATTTGCCAAAGCAAATGTCGAGCCGAAGCGCAAAGTCGTCGAGTTCCGCGTGTCAGAAGACAATTTGGTTGATGTCGGTGCTGAGTTCACCGCCGATCATTTTGTTCCTGGCCAATATGTGGACGTGTCCGGCACGTCGATCGGTAAAGGGTTTGCCGGTGCGATGAAGCGGCACAATTTCGGCGGCCTTCGCGCATCGCACGGCGTGTCGATTTCGCACCGTGCGCATGGTTCTACCGGTCAGTGTCAGGATCCCGGCAAAGTCTTCAAAGGCAAGAAGATGGCCGGCCAGATGGGCAATGAGCGCGTGACCACGCAGAACTTGAAAGTGGTCAAGACTGACGTCGAGCGCGGCCTGATCATGGTTGAAGGCTCGGTGCCTGGCGCCAAGGGCGGCTGGATCATGGTGCGTGACGCCGTGAAAAAGTCTCTGCCTGGCGACGTGCCAACTCCAGGTGCCTTCCGCGCACCGGCTGGCGCTGCAACGGAAACTGCGCAAGTTGAGGAGGCCGTCTAATGGATATCAAGGTCACCAAACTTGACGGTAAGGCTGCCGGTAAGGTCGCAGTGTCTGATGAGGTGTTCGGTCTTGAGCCGCGTGCCGATCTGCTGCAGCGCATGGTTCGCTATCAACTCGCCAAGCGCCAGACCGGCAACCACAAGACCAAGCAGCGTGCCGAGATCAATCGCACGGGCGCAAAATTCGGCAAGCAGAAGGGTGGCGGGCGTGCTCGTCACGGTTCGCGCCGCGTTGGTTCGTTCGTTGGTGGTGGTAAGGCGCACGGTCCCGTCGTTCGCTCGCACGCCCATGATCTCCCCAAGAAGGTTCGCGCTTTGGCCCTTCGTCATGCGCTTTCGTCGAAAGCTCAGACTGAGAACCTGATCGTGGTTGAAAGCTTTGCCGATGTGGAAGCCAAGACCAAAGTGGTCGCTGGCGTTCTCGGTGAGCGCGGCCTGACCAATGCGCTGTTCATTGATGGTGCTTCGGTGAATGACAATTTCGCCAAAGCTGCCCGCAACCTTCCCAATGTGGATGTGCTGCCGGTGCAGGGCATCAACGTCTACGATATTCTGCGTCGTAACACGCTGGTCCTTTCCAAGGATGCGGTCGATGCGCTGGAGGCGCGCTTCAAATGAGCTCGAACCCAAAACTCTATGACGTGATCGTCTCACCGGTGATCACTGAGAAATCGACCATGGCGTCGGAAAACGGTCAGGTGATGTTCAATGTGTCGCCGACCGCCACCAAACCTCAGATCAAACAGGCTGTGGAAGCTCTGTTTTCGGTCAAAGTGAAGGCTGTGAACACGCTGGTCCGCAAGGGCAAGGAAAAGCGCTTTCGCGGCATGATT
The DNA window shown above is from Hyphomicrobiales bacterium and carries:
- the rpoC gene encoding DNA-directed RNA polymerase subunit beta' → MNQEIQNVFGRDVQSTMPSFDQIRISLASPEKILSWSYGEIKKPETINYRTFKPERDGLFCARIFGPIKDYECLCGKYKRMKYKGIICEKCGVEVTLTKVRRERMGHIELAAPVAHIWFLKSLPSRIATLLDMALKDVERVLYFENYVVTEQGLTPLAPYQLMSEEEYLQAQDEYGADSFTAMIGAEAIRKLLGDLDLPVLREQLRVEMVEATGELKPKKLAKRIKLIDAFLNSGNKPEWMIMTVVPVIPPDLRPLVPLDGGRFATSDLNDLYRRVINRNNRLKRLIELRAPDIIIRNEKRMLQEAVDALFDNGRRGRVITGANKRPLKSLADMLKGKQGRFRQNLLGKRVDYSGRSVIVTGPELKLHQCGLPKKMALELFKPFIYARLDAKGYSNTVKQAKKLVEKERPEVWDILDEVIREHPVMLNRAPTLHRLGIQAFEPVLIEGKAIQLHPLVCTAFNADFDGDQMAVHVPLSLEAQLEARVLMMSTNNILHPANGQPIIVPSQDMVLGLYYLTIEADNEPGEGMVFGSTGEVQAALDAKIITLHTKIKGRYKTVDEAGNMISEIHDTTAGRYLLADLLPKNVKVPFDAANRLMTKKEISRMIDAVYRACGQKETVIFADQVMGFGFRQACKAGISFGKDDMVIPDTKKGLVDETRTMVEEFEQQYNDGLITQGEKYNKVVDAWAKCSDKVADEMMGRISAVEIDEETNRQKPINSVYMMAHSGARGSPAQMKQLAGMRGLMAKPDGSIIETPITSNFKEGLTVMEYFNSTHGARKGLADTALKTANSGYLTRRLVDVAQDSIISQVDCGSENGIRVQAIVDAGQVVASLGQRVLGRTAADDVIHPETLEVVVAKGSLIDEKMVTAIEESGVQGVKIRSVLTCETRHGVCGTCYGRDLARGTPVNMGEAVGVIAAQSIGEPGTQLTMRTFHIGGTAQVVDSSFIESGHEGKITLRNRSISRNTEGHLIATGRNMFIVVTDDQGNEAAVHRVTYGSRLLIEEGDIVRRGQRMAEWDPYTRPILADVDGLVEFEDLVDGVSMSEQVDEVTGIAKRLIIDWRSTPRGADLRPAMVIKDKKGEILKTARGGDARALLPADAVLSVSPGDKVKAGDVLARIALESAKTRDITGGLPRVAELFEARRPKDAAIMADIDGVVRFGRDYKNKRRISIQPHEEGMEPAEYLIPKSKHMQLQDGDEVQKGDFLIDGLPAPHDILAVKGVEELAAYLVNEIQEVYRLQGVLINDKHIEVIVRQMLQKVDITDPGDSEFLAGEQVDRIELEELNEQLTADGKKPASGTPVLLGITKASLQTRSFFSAASFQETTRVLTEAAVNGKVDTLEGLKENIIVGRLIPAGTGRMMNKIKQVAQKRDDLILDAREAEPVVDVEAVLEDLSEQTPAE
- a CDS encoding 30S ribosomal protein S12, whose translation is MPTINQLIRKPRQAPVKRNKVPALEQNPQKRGVCTRVYTTTPKKPNSALRKVAKVRLVNGFEVIGYIPGVGHNLQEHSVVMLRGGRVKDLPGVRYHILRGVLDTQGVKDRKQRRSKYGAKRPK
- the rpsG gene encoding 30S ribosomal protein S7, translating into MSRRHAAEKRVVNPDPKFGDLVVSKFMNAIMIDGKKSAAERIVYGAFDTIETRTGQNPLEVFHQALGNVSPSVEVRSRRVGGATYQVPVEVRTERRQALAIRWLIAAARGRNENTMVDRLSGEMLDASSNRGTAVKKREDTHRMADANRAFSHYRW
- the fusA gene encoding elongation factor G, which produces MARDYVIEDYRNFGIMAHIDAGKTTTTERILYYTGKSHKIGEVHDGAATMDWMEQEQERGITITSAATTTFWEGRDGKKRRFNIIDTPGHVDFTIEVERSLRVLDGAIALLDANAGVEPQTETVWRQADKYHVPRMIFVNKMDKIGADFYRSVEMIEERLGATPAVVQLPIGSENEFAGVVDLIEMKALVWKSENLGAEWDVVDIPADLQERAEEFREKLIETVVEVDDEAMDAYLEGTMPDNDTIRRLIRKGTCNVDFFPVFCGSAFKNKGVQPLLDAVVDYLPSPVDIPAIKGIDVKTEAEADRKASDDEPLSLLAFKIMNDPFVGSLTFCRIYSGVLEQGSTLLNSVKDRKERVGRMMLMHSNSREDIKIAYAGDIVAIAGLKETTTGDTLCDPQSAVILERMEFPEPVIEIAIEPKTKADQEKMSIALNRLAAEDPSFRVKVDHESGQTIIAGMGELHLDILVDRMKREFKVEANIGQPQVAYRETITKTADVDYTHKKQSGGSGQFARVKITIEPGEANSGYVFTDTVVGGNVPKEYIPGVEKGIGSVMSSGPIAGFPMLDITATLTDGAYHDVDSSVLAFEIAGRAAFREAVQKAGPKLLEPVMKVEVVTPDEYAGSVMGDLNSRRGQIQGTETRGVATVINAFVPLANMFGYVSALRSSTQGRAQYTMQFDHYEQVPQAIAEEVKSKYA